A section of the Acidobacteriota bacterium genome encodes:
- a CDS encoding agmatine deiminase family protein: MTPRPRKPPSALGYRMPAEWEPHESTWLAWPHFRDDWPGKFEPIQWVYAEIIRNLARHECVDLVVNSAKAERQARAVLEKADALSDNVRFHLWRTDRVWTRDSGCIFLQKDSDDSKAATLALNFEFNAWAKYPNYKFDAKMGARMAKTSGARVVQPFSGDHRVVLEGGSIDVNGSGTLLTTEECLLSKVQERNPPMDRMAYEQMFADYFGVQTVIWLGEGIAGDDTHGHVDDITRFVARDRVVTMVEANAQDDNYATLQANLGRLRAARTADGTKFDVVELPMPRPVIFEDRRLPASYANFYIANGAVLVPVFNDPNDRVALNTLAELFPTSEIVPIYSGDLIWGFGALHCMTQQQPAVSA, translated from the coding sequence ATGACCCCCCGCCCTCGCAAACCGCCCTCCGCCCTCGGCTATCGCATGCCCGCCGAGTGGGAGCCGCATGAATCCACGTGGCTGGCCTGGCCTCATTTTCGGGATGACTGGCCGGGCAAGTTTGAACCCATCCAGTGGGTGTACGCAGAGATAATCCGCAACCTGGCCCGGCATGAATGCGTCGACCTGGTCGTGAATAGTGCAAAAGCCGAGCGGCAGGCGCGCGCGGTGCTGGAGAAAGCCGATGCTCTTTCCGACAACGTTCGCTTTCACCTGTGGCGTACCGATCGTGTGTGGACACGCGATTCGGGCTGCATTTTCCTTCAGAAAGATTCGGACGACAGCAAGGCTGCGACGCTTGCGCTGAATTTCGAATTCAACGCGTGGGCGAAGTATCCGAATTACAAGTTCGATGCGAAGATGGGCGCTCGCATGGCGAAGACCTCGGGCGCGCGCGTGGTGCAGCCCTTCTCTGGAGACCATCGCGTTGTGCTCGAAGGTGGATCAATTGATGTCAACGGCTCCGGAACGCTGCTGACGACGGAAGAGTGCCTGCTCTCGAAGGTGCAAGAACGAAATCCGCCGATGGACCGCATGGCCTACGAGCAAATGTTTGCCGACTACTTTGGAGTGCAGACGGTGATCTGGCTCGGCGAGGGCATCGCAGGCGACGACACGCACGGGCACGTAGACGACATCACGCGCTTCGTCGCACGCGACCGGGTCGTCACGATGGTAGAGGCCAACGCGCAGGACGACAACTACGCGACGCTCCAGGCAAATCTTGGTCGCCTGCGCGCAGCGCGCACCGCGGATGGGACCAAGTTCGACGTGGTTGAGCTTCCGATGCCGCGTCCAGTGATCTTCGAAGACCGTCGTCTACCAGCAAGCTACGCCAACTTCTACATCGCGAATGGAGCGGTACTGGTGCCGGTCTTTAACGATCCCAATGACCGGGTGGCGTTGAATACGCTGGCTGAGTTATTCCCCACCAGCGAAATTGTCCCCATTTATTCTGGCGACCTGATCTGGGGATTTGGGGCGCTGCACTGCATGACGCAGCAACAACCGGCGGTCAGCGCCTAG
- a CDS encoding competence/damage-inducible protein A, producing the protein MNAETIAVGSEMLTPHRQDTNSLYLTEKLNELGVEVRHKCVVGDNSDDLAAAAKLAMRRSDIIILIGGLGPTEDDLTREAVAEALNLQLRRDPEILVKLEERFANRGWKMSPNNAKQADVITGAVVLPNPNGSAPGQWISGKYDGQERIVILLPGPPNELKGLYEGECIARLKARVPQQFIAMRELKIALLPESQVDAKVAPIYKTFTDVQTTILAGSGEIQLHLRCRKESQEEAEARVEELAEKIDEEMGDTIFSRKGESLEQIVSYLLQMRGMTLAVAESCTGGLLAQRITGLSGSSRYFLGGAVVYSNELKTQFANVPKALIAKHGAVSREVAKALAEGIRQRCLSSYGIGITGVAGPTGGTEQKPVGLVYVALAGEEGTQVVERNFPGDRKRVRWYASQQALEMIRRALL; encoded by the coding sequence GTGAACGCGGAAACCATCGCCGTGGGCTCGGAGATGCTGACGCCGCATCGTCAGGATACGAACTCGCTCTACCTCACGGAAAAGCTGAACGAGTTGGGCGTCGAGGTGCGTCACAAATGCGTGGTCGGCGACAACAGTGACGATCTGGCGGCGGCGGCGAAGTTGGCCATGCGGCGCTCGGACATCATCATTCTGATTGGCGGGCTTGGTCCAACGGAGGACGATCTCACGCGCGAGGCGGTGGCGGAAGCGCTGAATCTGCAGTTGCGGCGCGATCCGGAAATTCTCGTCAAGTTGGAAGAACGTTTTGCCAATCGGGGATGGAAGATGTCCCCTAACAATGCCAAGCAGGCAGACGTGATCACGGGCGCAGTGGTGCTGCCGAATCCGAATGGGTCGGCGCCCGGACAGTGGATCAGCGGGAAATACGATGGCCAGGAACGGATTGTCATCCTCCTACCCGGTCCGCCGAATGAATTGAAGGGGCTGTATGAAGGCGAGTGTATTGCGCGGTTGAAGGCTCGCGTACCGCAGCAGTTCATCGCCATGCGCGAATTGAAGATTGCCCTCCTGCCGGAATCACAGGTCGACGCGAAGGTCGCTCCCATCTACAAAACGTTCACAGATGTCCAGACCACAATCCTCGCAGGCTCTGGCGAAATTCAGCTGCATCTGCGTTGCCGCAAGGAATCGCAGGAGGAAGCCGAAGCGCGCGTCGAGGAGTTGGCCGAAAAGATCGACGAGGAGATGGGCGACACAATTTTTTCCCGCAAGGGAGAAAGCCTGGAGCAAATCGTCAGCTACCTGCTGCAGATGCGCGGCATGACTCTGGCGGTCGCCGAATCCTGCACGGGCGGATTATTGGCGCAGCGGATCACCGGGCTGAGCGGAAGTTCGCGCTATTTTCTCGGCGGCGCGGTGGTCTACTCCAACGAATTAAAGACGCAGTTTGCGAATGTCCCCAAGGCCTTGATCGCCAAGCATGGAGCGGTCAGCCGCGAGGTCGCCAAGGCGCTGGCGGAGGGGATCCGCCAACGGTGCCTTTCGAGCTACGGAATTGGTATTACGGGCGTGGCCGGCCCGACGGGCGGCACCGAACAGAAGCCGGTTGGCCTGGTCTACGTGGCCCTGGCGGGGGAAGAAGGGACGCAGGTCGTTGAGCGGAACTTCCCTGGCGACCGCAAGCGCGTGCGCTGGTATGCCTCGCAACAGGCGCTGGAGATGATCCGGCGGGCCCTACTATAG
- a CDS encoding PilZ domain-containing protein, giving the protein MTQQPEPRVTVDLPVRVWGMTADGRPFSQHARAQNISSEGALLAGIESELKVGDIIGVQCEEKKTRCTVMWVMNTGPIKKNQVGIKLLADQDCPWKAYLPMQGTTATILESNRRKWPRHKISFPIELRDERFKTPMRISATDVSGNGCYVESIMPLPIGTVLRVDFYLQNEHITITAVVRTCDPGVGNGIEFTGDPYSSIAGVETTGFR; this is encoded by the coding sequence ATGACCCAACAACCCGAACCACGCGTGACTGTGGACCTGCCGGTGCGGGTGTGGGGGATGACTGCGGACGGACGTCCGTTCTCGCAGCACGCGCGGGCGCAGAACATCAGTTCAGAAGGCGCTTTACTGGCAGGGATCGAAAGTGAACTGAAGGTCGGGGACATCATCGGCGTGCAGTGTGAAGAGAAGAAAACTCGCTGCACGGTGATGTGGGTGATGAACACCGGCCCCATCAAGAAAAATCAGGTTGGCATCAAGTTGCTGGCGGATCAGGATTGTCCGTGGAAAGCCTACTTGCCGATGCAAGGGACCACGGCCACGATTCTCGAGAGCAATCGGCGGAAGTGGCCCCGGCACAAGATTTCATTCCCAATTGAACTCCGCGACGAGCGCTTCAAGACGCCGATGCGGATCAGCGCTACCGATGTCAGCGGCAATGGTTGTTACGTGGAAAGCATCATGCCACTGCCGATCGGAACCGTCCTGCGCGTCGACTTCTATCTGCAGAACGAGCACATCACGATCACTGCCGTGGTGCGAACGTGCGATCCGGGCGTGGGGAACGGGATCGAATTTACCGGCGACCCCTATTCCTCAATCGCCGGCGTCGAAACGACAGGCTTCCGCTAA
- a CDS encoding uroporphyrinogen-III synthase produces MAPNEKRPLRGTRILVGRARHQASALSAGLRTLGASVIEIPFIEIRKPESFQPLDEALRNLKNYDWLILTSVNGVKAMWERRRKFRLTARHFKHLQIAAIGPATKAALLKSGLKVKMVPEEYVAESVVKGLRDKVNGKRVLLVRAKVARDVIPEELRSAGATVDVVEAYETVVPKKSQIRLRALMKDPERRPHIVTFTSSSTVRNFAELLGSSRARSLKKVQFASIGPVTSATLRELQLVPGIEAREFTMGGLIRAILLARYATFAA; encoded by the coding sequence ATGGCCCCGAACGAAAAACGTCCTCTCCGCGGTACTCGAATTCTTGTCGGACGCGCTCGTCATCAAGCGAGCGCACTTTCTGCTGGCCTGCGCACGCTCGGCGCGAGTGTCATCGAGATTCCATTTATCGAGATTCGCAAGCCGGAATCCTTTCAGCCACTCGATGAGGCGCTCAGGAATTTGAAGAACTACGACTGGCTGATTCTGACCAGTGTCAACGGCGTGAAAGCGATGTGGGAACGCCGCCGCAAGTTCCGCCTGACCGCCCGGCATTTCAAGCATTTGCAGATCGCCGCCATCGGCCCGGCTACCAAGGCAGCACTCTTGAAAAGCGGCCTGAAAGTGAAGATGGTTCCAGAAGAATACGTTGCCGAATCCGTGGTGAAAGGCTTGCGCGACAAGGTAAACGGGAAGCGTGTCTTGCTGGTCCGCGCCAAAGTCGCTCGCGATGTGATTCCTGAGGAACTTCGCTCGGCCGGCGCTACCGTCGATGTTGTAGAAGCCTACGAGACCGTCGTGCCGAAGAAATCGCAAATCCGTTTACGTGCCCTGATGAAAGACCCAGAACGGCGTCCACACATCGTGACTTTTACCAGCTCTTCCACGGTGCGAAATTTTGCCGAACTCCTCGGGTCATCCCGTGCTCGCTCGCTCAAGAAAGTTCAATTCGCATCGATTGGTCCGGTAACCTCGGCCACGCTTCGAGAATTGCAATTGGTGCCTGGGATTGAAGCCCGCGAATTCACCATGGGCGGCCTGATTCGCGCCATCCTGCTCGCCCGCTACGCCACCTTCGCGGCGTGA
- the hemC gene encoding hydroxymethylbilane synthase yields the protein MALLRIGSRGSQLALWQAHHISDLLRAQGHTVELEIIKTTGDKITDVALAKVGTKGMFTKEIEEALVENRVDLAVHSLKDLPTELASDFEIAAITSRENPNDVFCSVNIASIADLPQGANVGTSSLRRQAQLMAIRPDLKIHPLRGNVDTRLRKLEAGDYDAIILAAAGLNRLGKTQLIRQVIPVDVMTPAAGQGALGIEIRNGDSATRAHLAFLDDHAARASTTCERALLNKLGGGCQVPIGAFAQVQNGKIHLNALVAHPDGTKVLRETRAGNDPVKLGEEVGETLLRRGGDAILEEVYGSGFALP from the coding sequence ATGGCACTCCTCCGGATCGGTTCTCGCGGCTCCCAACTGGCCCTCTGGCAGGCGCATCATATTTCTGATCTGCTGCGCGCCCAGGGACACACTGTCGAACTGGAGATCATCAAGACCACCGGCGACAAGATCACCGACGTCGCCCTCGCCAAAGTCGGTACCAAGGGCATGTTCACCAAGGAAATCGAAGAGGCCCTGGTGGAGAATCGCGTCGACTTGGCGGTGCATAGCTTGAAAGATCTGCCTACGGAATTGGCGAGTGATTTTGAAATTGCTGCCATTACGTCGCGCGAAAATCCCAACGATGTTTTCTGCTCGGTGAACATCGCCAGCATCGCAGACCTGCCGCAAGGAGCCAATGTCGGCACCAGCAGCCTGCGCCGCCAGGCTCAACTGATGGCGATCCGGCCGGACTTGAAGATTCATCCCCTGCGCGGCAATGTCGACACGCGTCTTCGCAAGCTCGAAGCGGGGGACTACGATGCCATCATTCTCGCCGCCGCCGGATTGAATCGCCTGGGAAAGACGCAGCTCATCCGCCAGGTCATTCCAGTCGATGTCATGACTCCTGCCGCTGGGCAAGGCGCTCTCGGAATTGAGATCCGAAACGGTGATAGCGCAACCCGCGCTCATCTCGCTTTTCTCGATGACCATGCTGCCCGTGCCAGCACCACCTGCGAACGCGCTCTACTCAATAAGCTCGGAGGCGGTTGCCAGGTACCAATCGGCGCTTTTGCCCAAGTGCAAAATGGCAAGATCCACTTGAACGCTCTGGTTGCACATCCGGACGGAACAAAAGTCCTCCGAGAGACGCGCGCAGGCAATGATCCGGTTAAGTTAGGTGAGGAAGTCGGCGAAACTCTTCTCCGACGTGGCGGAGATGCGATACTGGAAGAAGTCTACGGATCCGGATTCGCACTGCCGTAG
- a CDS encoding glutamyl-tRNA reductase, giving the protein MRFQLIGVNHKTAPVEVRERLAIPESRLPEACKRLAEHADVAEGMIVSTCNRVEFLANMKNGSGDLRAFMRDYFDVDMGPFESHLYEFREDEAIRHVFRVAASLDSMIVGEPQILGQIKEAYATARAVGAVRMQLDQLLTRAFAVAKRVRTETAVGSSSVSVASVAVELAEKIFGNLKGKSVYLVGAGKMSELAARHLLAHGAESIFVANRTYDRAIGLAHKFNGQAIEFSRLYETCDRADIVITSTGSPNFIFKREHGEQFLSRRRNRPMFFIDIAVPRDVDPEMNKLDGVFVYDIDDLQQAVASHVADRKKEAEKAEAIVNGEVVKFNARLQTLDVVPTIVSLHDHLETIRQAEIDRVRGRLGTMSPDQEMAVEALTRGIINKIMHTPISTLKTAAREPESTTVVELVRRLFNLEEGESPEQGKEKRTAASKSGRDAGESN; this is encoded by the coding sequence ATGAGATTTCAACTCATCGGCGTGAATCACAAGACGGCCCCGGTCGAAGTGCGCGAGCGCCTTGCCATCCCGGAATCGCGCCTGCCGGAGGCTTGCAAGCGACTTGCGGAACATGCGGACGTCGCTGAAGGCATGATCGTTTCCACCTGCAACCGCGTGGAATTTCTCGCCAACATGAAGAATGGTTCCGGCGACCTGCGCGCTTTCATGCGCGATTACTTCGATGTCGACATGGGGCCGTTTGAAAGCCATCTCTACGAGTTTCGCGAGGACGAAGCCATCCGTCACGTGTTCCGCGTTGCCGCCAGCCTCGACTCCATGATCGTCGGCGAGCCGCAAATCTTGGGTCAGATCAAAGAGGCATACGCGACCGCCCGCGCAGTCGGCGCCGTCCGCATGCAGTTGGACCAGTTGCTCACCCGTGCTTTTGCCGTCGCCAAGCGAGTGCGCACGGAAACCGCGGTCGGTTCATCGTCCGTGTCCGTTGCCTCGGTTGCGGTCGAGCTGGCGGAAAAAATCTTCGGCAACCTGAAAGGGAAGTCCGTTTACCTGGTCGGCGCGGGCAAGATGAGCGAACTGGCTGCCCGGCATCTCCTCGCTCATGGCGCGGAGTCGATTTTTGTCGCCAATCGCACTTACGATCGCGCGATTGGGCTCGCCCACAAATTTAACGGACAGGCCATCGAGTTCAGCCGTCTTTACGAAACGTGCGATCGCGCCGACATCGTCATAACCTCCACCGGATCGCCAAATTTTATCTTCAAACGCGAGCATGGAGAGCAGTTCCTGTCGCGCCGCCGCAACCGTCCCATGTTCTTCATCGATATTGCTGTGCCTCGCGATGTCGATCCGGAGATGAACAAGCTGGACGGTGTCTTCGTCTATGACATCGACGATCTGCAGCAGGCTGTAGCGTCGCACGTAGCCGATCGCAAGAAAGAAGCCGAAAAGGCCGAAGCGATCGTCAACGGCGAGGTGGTGAAATTTAATGCTCGCCTGCAGACGCTCGACGTCGTTCCCACCATCGTCTCGCTGCACGATCATCTGGAGACTATCCGGCAAGCCGAAATCGATCGCGTCCGCGGACGCCTGGGCACAATGTCTCCCGATCAGGAAATGGCGGTGGAAGCACTGACCCGCGGCATCATCAACAAGATCATGCATACCCCGATCAGCACATTAAAGACGGCTGCCCGCGAACCGGAGTCCACGACCGTCGTTGAACTGGTGCGCCGCCTGTTCAACCTCGAAGAGGGCGAGTCGCCCGAGCAGGGAAAAGAAAAGCGTACCGCAGCCTCCAAGTCTGGCCGTGATGCAGGAGAGTCTAACTAA
- the ccsA gene encoding cytochrome c biogenesis protein CcsA has product MTLIWLRVALFCYAVGLLYALVALNRTAETLSKVALHAAYLGMVLHFVSLVEAVVDAGQFTLASVHNSESLLAFLIMVVFMIAYLIYKTTSPGIVVFPIVFLLTFVAATAQQPLVLTPVAVKGWLAAHILMIFTGYAALFLSFGASLLYLLQERALKAKNSVGVFARLPALQVIDDIGYRSLMLGFPFMTLGLVLGSVVAESAYGKVDFFDPKILLSVLMWVVYLLMVYMRLSAGWRGRRAALLASVAFVAAIVAWAANYFSGMHRFIAS; this is encoded by the coding sequence ATGACTTTGATCTGGTTGCGAGTGGCGCTGTTTTGTTATGCCGTGGGCTTGCTGTATGCCCTAGTCGCGCTCAACCGCACTGCGGAAACTCTTAGCAAAGTGGCTTTGCATGCTGCCTACCTTGGGATGGTGTTGCACTTCGTATCCCTGGTAGAGGCGGTTGTCGATGCCGGCCAGTTTACCTTGGCATCGGTGCATAATTCGGAGTCCCTGCTCGCGTTCCTGATCATGGTTGTCTTCATGATCGCGTACCTGATTTACAAGACGACCTCGCCCGGGATCGTGGTCTTTCCGATCGTCTTTCTGCTGACATTCGTCGCCGCCACCGCCCAGCAGCCGCTCGTGCTGACGCCGGTAGCCGTCAAGGGATGGCTTGCGGCGCACATCCTGATGATCTTCACCGGATATGCGGCACTATTCCTCAGCTTCGGAGCCAGTCTGCTGTACCTGTTGCAGGAACGTGCCCTGAAGGCGAAGAATTCCGTGGGGGTGTTTGCACGCTTACCCGCGCTCCAGGTCATTGACGACATCGGCTACCGTTCGCTGATGTTGGGCTTCCCGTTCATGACGCTGGGCCTGGTACTCGGATCGGTAGTTGCGGAATCTGCGTACGGCAAAGTCGATTTCTTCGATCCGAAGATTCTGCTTTCGGTTCTGATGTGGGTCGTGTACCTGCTCATGGTCTACATGCGCCTGAGTGCGGGATGGCGGGGACGCCGAGCCGCGCTATTGGCCAGTGTTGCCTTCGTCGCGGCGATCGTGGCATGGGCAGCGAACTATTTCAGCGGCATGCACAGGTTTATTGCCTCATGA
- a CDS encoding CPBP family intramembrane metalloprotease: MLASHRDAQDESTRFLLPHTTLERVLWVALSISAGICEEAVFRGYLQKQFAALTKSIPAGIVLSASVFGAAHSYQGLAKALQIGVLGVLLGLLAYWRRSLRPGMISHTLQDVLGGFVRH; encoded by the coding sequence ATGCTTGCTTCTCATCGCGACGCGCAAGACGAGAGCACGCGGTTTCTCCTGCCGCATACCACCCTTGAGAGAGTGCTGTGGGTGGCGCTCTCGATCAGCGCCGGCATCTGTGAGGAGGCTGTCTTTCGTGGCTACTTGCAGAAACAATTCGCTGCTCTGACCAAAAGTATTCCCGCTGGCATCGTTCTGTCTGCGTCCGTGTTCGGTGCCGCGCATTCCTATCAGGGTCTCGCGAAGGCGTTGCAAATCGGAGTGCTCGGAGTGCTGCTCGGTCTGCTCGCGTACTGGCGTCGCAGCCTGCGGCCGGGCATGATTTCGCACACGCTGCAAGATGTGCTGGGCGGCTTCGTCAGACACTAA
- a CDS encoding serine hydrolase — MCCSMISGIAVAQNAAAAPQEKQQALWQKLESSIGDVDRNLDGSMGVAILDLTDGHKYLLHGNDVFAQASSIKICVLAELYRQAQQGKLKLTDLYTVNASDLVQDSDIMGGLTPGVTKITLRDLATMMVAVSDNSATNVLIDRVGMENVNAWLDSLGLTHTRLRRKMMDLKAAGEGRENISTPSEMMALLEALYRGKVLNKEMTEDFFRVLATHKDSWIPRDLPDDLKIADKPGALEGVRNDSGVIFVEKRPYILCVMTSYLHREREGEEAISKISLSAWRMFDRLARASEYGRVISPGNSSK, encoded by the coding sequence ATGTGCTGCTCGATGATCAGCGGAATCGCGGTTGCGCAAAACGCCGCAGCCGCTCCGCAGGAAAAGCAGCAAGCCCTCTGGCAGAAACTGGAGAGTTCGATCGGCGACGTCGATCGCAACCTTGATGGGTCGATGGGCGTCGCGATTCTCGATCTCACTGACGGCCACAAATATTTACTGCATGGCAATGACGTCTTCGCCCAAGCCAGTTCCATCAAGATATGCGTGCTCGCTGAACTCTACCGGCAGGCACAGCAAGGCAAGCTCAAACTGACGGACCTTTACACGGTTAATGCCTCTGACCTTGTTCAGGACAGCGACATCATGGGCGGCCTGACTCCCGGCGTCACGAAGATCACGCTGCGCGATCTGGCGACCATGATGGTTGCGGTCAGCGATAACTCCGCTACCAACGTGCTGATCGACCGGGTTGGCATGGAGAACGTCAACGCATGGCTGGATTCGCTTGGCCTCACCCACACGCGCCTGCGCCGCAAGATGATGGACCTGAAAGCCGCCGGCGAAGGCCGGGAAAATATCTCGACACCGTCCGAGATGATGGCCCTGCTTGAGGCGCTTTATCGCGGCAAAGTGCTCAACAAAGAGATGACGGAAGACTTCTTCCGCGTGCTCGCGACCCACAAAGATAGTTGGATCCCGCGCGATCTCCCCGACGACTTGAAGATCGCCGATAAGCCCGGCGCGCTAGAAGGTGTCCGCAACGATTCCGGCGTAATTTTCGTGGAGAAGCGTCCGTACATTTTGTGCGTGATGACTTCGTATCTGCATCGCGAGCGCGAGGGCGAAGAAGCCATCAGCAAGATTTCTCTCTCCGCTTGGAGAATGTTCGATCGCCTGGCTCGCGCCAGCGAATACGGCCGCGTGATTTCGCCGGGGAATTCCAGTAAATAG